The nucleotide sequence CGCAAGAATAAGTACAAGACCGCCGTGGACATGTATTCCTGGCTCAAGCACACCTGCGTGAAACGCGAGAAATACGAAGCCATGAAGCCCGAGGACCGCAAGGACAAGCTGCCCATCGGCACCTTTGCCGAGCACGACACCAAGGGGCTTGAAGAGCTTTACGCCGACCTGCGAACAAGCCTTTGCCCGCAGCCGACCGAGGCCGTCGAAGGGAGTGGGAAATGAAGACGCCCCAGGATCTGCATCGTTTCGAAATCCGGCTTTCGGGCACTGGCGGCCAAGGCATCATCACCCTGGGTCGCATTCTCGGACATGGGCTTGCCTTGGGCCACGGCTACTACGTGACCCAAACCCAGAGCTACGGCCCCGAGGCGCGCGGCGGCGCCAGCCGCTCGGACCTTGTCGTCAGTTCGCAACCCATCAGCTACCCCAAGACCGAGAACGTGGACATGCTCGTGGCCCTCTCGCAAGAGGCCTGCTACGCCTACTACCGCTACATCAAGCCCGGCGGAGTGCTGGTGGTGGACACCTCGCTCGTGCGCCAGACGCCCTCCAATCTCTTCCTGGGCCTGCCCTTCACGGACATGACGACCAAGAAGATCAAGACCCCACAGGCCATGAACGTGGTGGTGCTGGGCGCGCTCACGCGGCTTCTGCCCTTCGCGGAACAGCGGGTCATGAAGCAGGCCCTGCGCGAAAACCTGCCTCCCAAAATACTCGACCTGAACATGAAAGCCTTTCAACTCGGCTACAGCGAGGCGAAGAAGCACTGGCCCGACCATGCTGCCTGGGGCGAACGTGTTCCGTCGGAAGAGGAGAACGCCCTGGCCTGAGGCCGGACCAATCGCGACGCCCGCGCGGAAAGCGCAATGAGAAAAGGCCCGGCACGCATCACGAACGCGCCGGGCCTTCTGCTTTTTCAAAGCCGCCCCCTTCGACGCTTCTCGCGCCAAGGGGAGCCGGTTCAGTTCGCGGGCTTGGCCACGGTCCCCTTGTTCACGCCCGTGAAGCCGGGATCGAGGGGTTTGAACTCGATCAGCCCCATGCTCGCGGGCACGCCCAGTTCACGCTCCAGGAACTCGCCGATGAACACGGCCAGGGCCGGGCAGTCGTCGGCGGTCAGGCCGATGCTCTTCAACTCCACGAAGGCCGCCGGGTCGCTGGTGCCGCGATAGGAAAGCGCCATCCCCGGCTCGATGACCGCCAGGATACGGTCAACGGGCTTGCCGATGGGTGCGGCCAGATCCTGGGCCAACTTCAGCGCAAGGGCCTTGGCCTTGGCAGGGTCCAGGGAAACGTTGGTCTCGATCTTGATGCAGGGCATGCACGCCTCCTTGACAGTTGTTGTCGGACGTAACGTATCGCTTCGGGCAGGCGCCCGTAAACATCAAAACACCTGACGGAACAGGTCCTCGCCCTGGCTCTGCTCGCCCTCAAGAGACGAGACGCCCGAGGAGACCTGCGTAGGCTCCGTGCCCGCCATGAACGGCAGGAAGAAGCTCTCGTCCGAGGCGGGGCCGGCCAGAAGACCGTTCTTGGCGTCCACGCGCACCATGCCCACTCCCGGCGGCTGCGGGAAGTCGTCCGGCGGGAATTGGCTCTCCACGCGCTGCCTGTAGTCCACCCAGATGGAGAGCGCGGCACGCGAGCCGGTCTCGAATTTGCCCATGGGACGATTGTCGTCGAAGCCCACGTAAACCACGGACACCAGATGCGGCGTGAAGCCCACGAACCAGGCGTCGCGTTCCTCGTTGGTGGTGCCGGTCTTGCCGGCCACGGGACGATTCAGTACCCTGGCGCGCGCGCCCGTGCCGCTACGCACGACTTCCTTCATCATGGAGGAGACAAGGTAGGCGTTTTGCGGACTCACGGCCTCGTACGGTTCCGGCGGATTCTCGTAAATGTCCTGTCCCCAGGCGTCGGCCACGCGCAGCACCAGACGCGGCACTATGCCCGTGCCGCCGCGCGCGAAAACGGTGTAGGCCTGAGCGAGGTTGAGCGGCGTGACTTCGGCCACGCCGAGAGATTCGGAGAGGTTGCCTTGGAAGTTGGCCTGAAGCCCAAGCTCGCGGGCACGCTCAGCCACCGAGGCCATGCCGATGCGCTGCGCGACGCGGATGGTCACAAGGTTGCGTGACTTGGCCAAGGCCGTGACTAGGAGCGTGGGGCCCTGGAAGTTGGCCTCGTAGTTCTCGGGCTTCCAGGTCTGCTGCGTGGTGTGATCCGTGAAGACGATGGGCGCGTCCATGACCACGGAGGCCAGGGTGAAGCCCTTGTCCAAGGCCGCGGAATAGACGATGGGCTTGAAGGCCGAGCCAGGCTGGCGTCTGGCCTGGGTGGCCCGGTTGAAGTGCGAACGGTTGAAGGAGAACCCGCCCACCAGGGCCACGACTTCTCCCGTCTCAGGGAGCACGGAGGCGAGGGCCCCCTCGATGTCAGGCTGCTGCTGCAAGGCCAGCTTCCAAGTTCCCACGCCGTCTTCGCCCGGCCGTTCGACGACCTCCACCCAGACGACGTCGCCGGGCTTGACCACGAGGGTGGCGTCACGCACGGCAGCCACTTCCTCGGTGGCGCGGCGCAGATCCTGAACACGCGCCCAGTGCATGGTAGCCACGTCAATCCTGGCCGAGGCCGCGCCGAAGCGCACCTCCGCGCCCTGGGGCTGCACCTTGGTCACGAGGACTTGGATCCAGTCGCCGACTTCGGCTGTCTCGGCCACGTTGCCTCTGCTGTGCAGGAAGGTCTCGTATTCGCCGGGGTTCAGGTGCTCGGCGGGTCCAGCCCAGCCGCGACGCCGCGTGGAGGCCACCAGGCCGTCGCGCAGCGCGTCCTCGGCTTCGAGTTGGTGTTCCATGTCGCAGGCCGACCAGACGTGCAGCCCCCCCTCGTAGACAGCCGCCTCGCCATAGCGATCCACGAGCCAACGCCGGACCTCCTCCAGATACCACGCCCCCTTCTTCCAGGAAAAGTCGTCCATGCTCGATAGAACCAGTTCCTCGGCCAGGGCCTCATCGTACTGCGCCTGAGTGATCCAGCCACGCTGCATCATCTGGTCAAGCACATAGCGCTGCCGCCCCTTGGCCGCCTCCCAGTTGGTGTAGGGATTGTAGCGCGTGGGAGCCTGAGGCAGCCCGGCGATCATGGCGGCCTCGGCAAGCGTGAGGGCGTCCACATGCTTGCCGAAAAAGGTACGGGCCGCGGCCTCAACGCCGTAAGCGCCCGCGCCGAGATATATCTGATTCAGATAGATGGTCAGGATCTCGTCCTTGGTCAGATAGCGTTCCAGACGGTAGGCAAGGATGGCCTCCTTGATCTTGCGCTGGTAGCTCTTCTCCGAAGACAGGAGCAGCCGTTTGATGACTTGCTGCGTGATGGTGCTGCCGCCCTGCTTGATCTCGCCCGCCGAGAGATTGCGGATGAAGGCGCGAACGATGGCCATGGGATCCACGCCGTCGTGTTGATAGAAACCGGCATCCTCGGCCGCCAGAAAGGCGCGGGGAACCCAGGGCGACATCTCGGGCAGCGTGGCCAGGAACCGCTTCTCGCGGTAGAAATACCCCATGACCTGCCCGGAGCGGGCATAAACGGTGGTCACCAGCGGCGGCCGGTAGTCGCTGAGCTTCTGGTAGTTGGGCAGATCCCGCGAAGCCCAAAAATACAAGCCGATCCCTCCTCCGATGACGCAAAGGATCAGGAGCGACGAGACGATCGCCAAGGCGATGAACGCTTTCTTCATTGCGGATTCCGTTGCAAACGCAGAGTTACATTCGGCATTTCCGGCCGGGGAGGCAACCCCCAAGCCAGACGCAACCGGGCGTGCATATCGCGCGCGGCCGGGCGCGAAAGGTTGACGCTGTCAAGCAGCCGGGCCGTGCCCGTGGCTTCCTTCACGGCCAAGCACTGCCCGGCCAGGACGAATAATTTCTCGCCGCTCAGCCAAACGGGAAACAGGCGGCAGTAATAGGGCCTGGCCTCCACGGGCAGAGTACAGCCATTCTCGCCCAGAAGCGCGCAACGACCGTCAGGACCCGTAGCCAGACGGAAATGATGACGACGAAGGGGAAACAGAATGCGTATCTGCTCTTCCTCGCCCGGAAAGAGGCGATCGAGATGATGCACGAACGAGGCGGAATTGGGCTCCTGAACGAACCACCCCCGTGCCCCGGCGATATCCCGGATCCGGTCCATCTCCACGTCGGAAAGGGGGAAGCACAGGTCTTCCTGGCCCGGGACCAGGGTGCAGCAGGAACCCGACAGGACGGCGCAACGCGCGCAGACTCCGGGGCTGCGGGAAACAGTGCTCATAGCGGTGCGGACGGCCGCCTCCATGGATACGTTTGACTCGCCAAGGCGGGAGGAAGGTAAATCTTCACAGGCGCGATGTCCAGCCACCGCATGCGGCCGTGGCGCAAGGACTTTTCCAGACAGTCTTTCAGGCCATGCCCCTTGGCTCGTCCCTTGCGCCCTCGGTGGCCTCGCCGCGCGCGTCCTCGGGCAGGAACGGTTGCACGTGCACTTGGTGCTGAAACTCCAGGATGGCGTCGGGAGGGATGTCCAATGGCTCGAAAAAACGTACTCCGACGAGTGCGCCGCTCAGCCAGACGACCTCGGCTTGCTTGCCGCGCACATGCTCCCGGATGGGGTCGGGAAACCCTTCCAGGGTCACGGTCTCACCCACCACGAGCGACGCGGGACGCCGCTCGTCGGCCAGTTCGAGCTTCATGCCTAAAAGGCTTATGTTACGCAGGATGCCGGGAAAAAGCTCCTTGCCGCGAGTCTTGATGCGAAAATCGACTTCAAGCGGAATACGCTCGTCCTGACGCTTCTCGTCAATCATCTCCCCCTCCGTCATCCCCGTGCTGCAAGGGGCTCTTCGCGGCAACACAGCAGATGCTGCTTTGGGGACAGTCTGCTAATATTGCCCATACTGCCTCGGCCACTCGCCGTTGTATCCCCGGCACAGGAAGATTGTGAACCGGCGCGCGGGAACTCCCCTGAACGTCGTCTGGTAGTGGATGGGCGGGCTGATCTCGCGAAACATCCGCTGCACCTCGGCCTGCGGGCCGTCCTTGAACTCCTTGCGCACATAAATGGCGTCCCAGCCCACCTTGTTCTCGGGGCCGGGCCACAGGTCGTACTGGTTCATACGCCGCGAAATCCAGACGTTGTAGGTACGCGGCTGGCCCGGAACGTAGAAAGCCAGGGCGGCCGTCATGTCGTAGTGCTCGCTGAAGATGAAGACCCGACCGGGATCGTCGAAGGCGGAAAGGCGCAACGACTCGACGCGCTCGCCCAGATCGTCCCAGCCCTTGAGGCGATGCGTGGGATTCAGGTGGTCCGGGATGGGCAGCACAGGCGCGGACGCAACCAGCATGAAGACCAGGACCGCAAGCCCGGCCCAGACTTTGCGCAGCCGTCCATCGGCCTGCCAGTAGCGGACAAAGGCGATCGCGGCCAGAAGGAAACCCGCCGGGTAGCTGACCGCCGACCAGTTGGGCTGGATCTTGGTGTGAAAGCTCCACAGGATGAAGAAGCCCCAGACCGGCCAAAAGAACAGCGCCAGAAGGCCCGACTGGCGCCGCGAAAGGCCGAGCGCCCCCTGGTCGCCGCGAAACATCTGGCGCGTGGCGGCCAGACCGCCCAGAAGCATGAACACGAACCACCACGGGGTCATGAGCCCCACCTGGCTGCCGAAATAGTCGGGGAAGCGGTCGAAGCGGATCAGGCTCTCGGCGGTTTTTCCGGCCACGCCCGCAAGCACTCCCACATGCTTGAAGCCCACGAAATCGTTCTGCATGTTCCAGATCAGGATGGGCAGGAAGCCAAGCGCCGCTCCAGCGGCCACGGCCGCGACCAAGTGCGGCAAAACGCCCTGGGGCGCGTCCTCTGCCCTACGCAGCCACAGAACATAGACAACGGCGAGAACCGGGAAGACGAGCATCATGTACTTGGCCAGCACCCCCACCGCCACGAGAGGCACGAGTGCGGCCAAGGCCAGCTTGCGGCGGCCAGGCGAGACCTCCGCGCGCGTGGCCGCGTCAAGGCAGAACATGGAGGCGGTCCAGCAGATCAGGAGCGGGTTGTCCGTGGTCATGAGCACGCCCGAAGCCAGGAACATGGGCGCGGTGTTGGCCACGAAGAGCGTCGCCAGGGCGAGCCCTGGCCGCTTCCACAGCCGAGAGAGCCAGATGTAGATGACGCTCTGCAAAACCCCTGAACCGAAGAGCGCGCCCGCGCGCACGCCAAGCTCCGTATCGCCGAAAATGGACGTGAAGGCTGTGATGATCCAGGCGATGAGCGGCCCTTTGGAGTAGTAGGACCATTGCGGCGTGCGGGTCCAGTCCCAGTACTGGGCCTCGTCCTGCACCAGACCGATCTGGCCGGTGGCCACGACGACGAGGCGCACGGCGATGCTGACGACAATGATTGCAAGGGCGACAAGATCGTAGCGGATGACGTCGCCCTGAGAGATTGGCTGCTGCTTCATGACCCGAGGGGTTGTAGCCGAGGCCGGACGCGAAGTCCAACCCGGCGACATCAATGGCTCCGGTTGCGTTGCGGGCGGTTGGTCATGAACACGCCGGTCATGACCATAGCCCCGCCGAAGGCCAGGGAGAGCGTGACCTTCTCGCCGAGAATGAGCACACCAAGACCGATGGCGGCCACGGGCACGAGGTTGATAAAAACCCCGGCCCGGCTTGCGCCGATGGCCTTGATGGCCGCGTAATACCAACAAAAGGCCAGCCCTGTGGCCATGACGCCCAAAAAGACCAAGTTGCCCCAGACCGCGGGGCTCACGGTCGCGACGCGGGCGGCGAGCCCTTCGCCCAGGGCGAAGGGAAAGAGCAGCGCGCAGCCCATCAGGCACGACCAAGTCACGGCGAACAGCGGGGACATGGTGGTCATGAAGCGCTTGCCCAGGAGCGAATAGGCTGTCCAGGAGGCCACGCAGCCGAAAAGAAAGAGCTCTCCCCGGCCCACGCCGCCGGTGAACAGCCGCTCGGGATGAAAATCGGACAGGATGACGGCCACGCCAAAAAGCGACAAGGGAATGCCTGCCAGACGGCTCGGCGAGAGGCGTTCGCCCATGAACAGACAAGCCAAAAGCGCCATGCAGGCGGGTATGGAGGCGATGATCAGCGAGGCCCGCCCCGCCTCCACGGTCTGCAGGGCACTGAAGAAAAAGGCGTTGTAGCCGAAGATGCCGGTCAGGCCCAAAAGCGCCAGGGGCACGAGTTGCCCGCGCTCGGGCAGGGGAAAGCGGCGCTCCACGCGGAAAGTCACGGCCAGAAGAAACACCCCGGCGAAGAGAAAGCGCAGGAACGCGGCGGAAAAGGGCTCCATCTCCGCCGCCACGATGCGGCCGGCGACCCATGTTCCGCCCCAGATGAGCATGGACAGGACGAGTTTGACGTAGGTGGCGAACATGATGAACGGCGTTTACGCCCGAACCCTCGCCGAGGCAAGGGCCGACAGGGGCCGGATCGTCACGAAACCGCGTCCCGGATGAGCTCCCGCCCCTTCTCGGCCGCGAAGGCGATGTAGCGAGCGCAGTGCGAATCTCGCAGCCCGCGCTCGGCGAAAATCTTCTGCCCCTCGGGCGTGCCCAGATGACAACCCAGCAGTTCGACGCAATTGTCGCTGCCGAAGCTCTCGCGGAAGGAGGCGAGCAATTCCTGGGTCAGGGCGTAGGGGATCTCCAGGGAATCCTCGGGCGAATCGCGGCCCGTGGCCAGCCCGATGGCCAGCACGGCCCCGGCGAGCGCGCCGCACATGCCGCCGCTGCGGGACAGGCCGGAGCAAAACGCGGTCGCGGCGCGCGGCAGGCAGCCAGCGTCGAGCCCCAGGTCTTCGGCCAGGGCGCGGCTCACGCTCTCGGCGCACAGCCATTTGGCATTCCAATGGGACAAGGCGCGGGTAGCCACGTCGTTCATGGGAGACCTCGCAAGAATCTAGGGCGCGAACTTGAAGCGGCCTTTGCCGAGCAGGTCGTGCAGATGGACCATGCCCGCGAGCCTGCCCTGCCCGTCCACCACAGGCAACACCGTGACCTGGCGCGCTTCCATGAGGTCCATGGCCTCGGCCGCGGTCTGCCTGGACGAAAGCCTGAGCCCGCCGCGCGTCATGACGTCGCCCACGGGCGCGGAAAGATCGAGCCGTCCGGCAGCGGCCATACGCCGCACGTCGCCGTCCGTGAGCACGCCGAGCAGGCGGCCTTCGTCGCACACGGCAAGAAAGCCCAGGCGGCCCTCGTTCATCACGGCCAGGGCCTGCGAAAGCGCGGCTCTCGGTGTGGCGATGGGCAGCTTCTGGTCGTGCATCACGGCCGTCACCGGCTGAGCCAAGCGGCGGCCCAGGGCTCCGCCGGGATGGCAGCGCTGGAAATCCTCCTGGCGGAACTGCTTGAGCTCGATGAGACACACGGCCAGCGCGTCGCCAAGGGCAAGCTGGGCCGTGGTCGAGGCCGTGGGCGCGAGGTTGTGCGGACAGGCCTCGCGCGGCACGCGGGCGTCAAGCACCACGTCGGCCATTTGGGCGAGGCTCGAATCGGCCCTGCCGGTCATGGCCACCACGCACACGCCAAGAGTCTTGAGCGGCGGAATGATGGCGTTGAGCTCGTCGGTCTCGCCGGAATTGGAGATGGCCAAAGCCACGTCCTCGGGCCGGATCAGGCCCAGGTCGCCGTGCGCGCCTTCCACAGGGTGCAGGAAATAGGCGGGGGTGCCGGTACTGGAGAAGGTGGCCGCGATTTTGCGTCCCACGAGGCCGGACTTGCCAAGCCCCGTGACGACCACCCTGCCCCGACAAGCGGCCAGCAGCTCCACAGCCTGGGAGAACGCGCCGTCGAGCCTCCCGGCCACGCCCAAAAGCCCCTCGACCTCGATGGCGATGACCTCGCGGCCCAGGGCCGCCCAATCGCGCGAGCCGTCCATGTCCCTCCCTCGTCCAGTTACCAGGACAGGGCGATCTCGTTCTCCAGGCAAGCCTTGCCGCTCTCGGGCGGCACGGCCACCGGATACTCGCCGTTGAAACAGGCCAGACACCAGGCGTCCTTGGCCTGGACCGAGCTCAAGAGCCCCTCGACGGAGATGTAATGCAGCGACTCCAGGCCGATGAAGCGGGCGATCTCGTCCACGGTGTTGTTGGCCGCGATGAGTTCGCCCTTGGAGGAGAAATCGATGCCGTAGAAGCAGGGAAAGCGGATGGGCGGGCAGCACACGCGCATGTGCACCTCGCGCGCGCCCAGTTCGCGCAGCTTCTTGACGCGGCTGCGGATGGTCGTGCCGCGCACGATGGAGTCATCCACGATGCAGATGCGCTTGCCTTTGATCATGTTGCGCACCGGGTTGATCTTGATGCGCGTGGAGAAGTCGCGCATGGTCTGCGAGGGCTGGATGAAGGTCCGACCCACGTAGTGGTTGCGGATCATGCACATTTCGAGCGGCAGGCCGGACTCCTGGCCGAAGCCCACGGCCGCGTAGATGCCCGAATCCGGGAAGGGCATGACGAAATCGGCGTCCACCGGAGCCTCGCGCGCCAATATCTGCCCCATGCGCTTCCTGTTTTCATAGACGACTTCGCCGAAAACCGTGGAGTCGGGACGCGCGAAGTAGATGTGCTCGAAAATGCACTGTCGCGTGGGCGCGGGGTCGCCCAGGGTGACAGAGCGCACGCACTTGTTCTCGATGACCAGCATCTCGCCGGGTTCGAGGGGGCGGATGTATTCGGCTTCGAGGAGGTCGAAGGCGCAGGTCTCGGAGGCCAGGACGTGGGCGTCCTGCACGCGGCCGAGCGCCAACGGCCGAAAGCCGTTGGGATCGCGCACGGCGAT is from Alkalidesulfovibrio alkalitolerans DSM 16529 and encodes:
- a CDS encoding PilZ domain-containing protein, which gives rise to MIDEKRQDERIPLEVDFRIKTRGKELFPGILRNISLLGMKLELADERRPASLVVGETVTLEGFPDPIREHVRGKQAEVVWLSGALVGVRFFEPLDIPPDAILEFQHQVHVQPFLPEDARGEATEGARDEPRGMA
- a CDS encoding C-GCAxxG-C-C family protein, with translation MNDVATRALSHWNAKWLCAESVSRALAEDLGLDAGCLPRAATAFCSGLSRSGGMCGALAGAVLAIGLATGRDSPEDSLEIPYALTQELLASFRESFGSDNCVELLGCHLGTPEGQKIFAERGLRDSHCARYIAFAAEKGRELIRDAVS
- a CDS encoding DMT family transporter, which translates into the protein MFATYVKLVLSMLIWGGTWVAGRIVAAEMEPFSAAFLRFLFAGVFLLAVTFRVERRFPLPERGQLVPLALLGLTGIFGYNAFFFSALQTVEAGRASLIIASIPACMALLACLFMGERLSPSRLAGIPLSLFGVAVILSDFHPERLFTGGVGRGELFLFGCVASWTAYSLLGKRFMTTMSPLFAVTWSCLMGCALLFPFALGEGLAARVATVSPAVWGNLVFLGVMATGLAFCWYYAAIKAIGASRAGVFINLVPVAAIGLGVLILGEKVTLSLAFGGAMVMTGVFMTNRPQRNRSH
- a CDS encoding ArnT family glycosyltransferase; its protein translation is MKQQPISQGDVIRYDLVALAIIVVSIAVRLVVVATGQIGLVQDEAQYWDWTRTPQWSYYSKGPLIAWIITAFTSIFGDTELGVRAGALFGSGVLQSVIYIWLSRLWKRPGLALATLFVANTAPMFLASGVLMTTDNPLLICWTASMFCLDAATRAEVSPGRRKLALAALVPLVAVGVLAKYMMLVFPVLAVVYVLWLRRAEDAPQGVLPHLVAAVAAGAALGFLPILIWNMQNDFVGFKHVGVLAGVAGKTAESLIRFDRFPDYFGSQVGLMTPWWFVFMLLGGLAATRQMFRGDQGALGLSRRQSGLLALFFWPVWGFFILWSFHTKIQPNWSAVSYPAGFLLAAIAFVRYWQADGRLRKVWAGLAVLVFMLVASAPVLPIPDHLNPTHRLKGWDDLGERVESLRLSAFDDPGRVFIFSEHYDMTAALAFYVPGQPRTYNVWISRRMNQYDLWPGPENKVGWDAIYVRKEFKDGPQAEVQRMFREISPPIHYQTTFRGVPARRFTIFLCRGYNGEWPRQYGQY
- a CDS encoding 2-oxoacid:acceptor oxidoreductase family protein, whose amino-acid sequence is MKTPQDLHRFEIRLSGTGGQGIITLGRILGHGLALGHGYYVTQTQSYGPEARGGASRSDLVVSSQPISYPKTENVDMLVALSQEACYAYYRYIKPGGVLVVDTSLVRQTPSNLFLGLPFTDMTTKKIKTPQAMNVVVLGALTRLLPFAEQRVMKQALRENLPPKILDLNMKAFQLGYSEAKKHWPDHAAWGERVPSEEENALA
- a CDS encoding penicillin-binding protein 1A is translated as MKKAFIALAIVSSLLILCVIGGGIGLYFWASRDLPNYQKLSDYRPPLVTTVYARSGQVMGYFYREKRFLATLPEMSPWVPRAFLAAEDAGFYQHDGVDPMAIVRAFIRNLSAGEIKQGGSTITQQVIKRLLLSSEKSYQRKIKEAILAYRLERYLTKDEILTIYLNQIYLGAGAYGVEAAARTFFGKHVDALTLAEAAMIAGLPQAPTRYNPYTNWEAAKGRQRYVLDQMMQRGWITQAQYDEALAEELVLSSMDDFSWKKGAWYLEEVRRWLVDRYGEAAVYEGGLHVWSACDMEHQLEAEDALRDGLVASTRRRGWAGPAEHLNPGEYETFLHSRGNVAETAEVGDWIQVLVTKVQPQGAEVRFGAASARIDVATMHWARVQDLRRATEEVAAVRDATLVVKPGDVVWVEVVERPGEDGVGTWKLALQQQPDIEGALASVLPETGEVVALVGGFSFNRSHFNRATQARRQPGSAFKPIVYSAALDKGFTLASVVMDAPIVFTDHTTQQTWKPENYEANFQGPTLLVTALAKSRNLVTIRVAQRIGMASVAERARELGLQANFQGNLSESLGVAEVTPLNLAQAYTVFARGGTGIVPRLVLRVADAWGQDIYENPPEPYEAVSPQNAYLVSSMMKEVVRSGTGARARVLNRPVAGKTGTTNEERDAWFVGFTPHLVSVVYVGFDDNRPMGKFETGSRAALSIWVDYRQRVESQFPPDDFPQPPGVGMVRVDAKNGLLAGPASDESFFLPFMAGTEPTQVSSGVSSLEGEQSQGEDLFRQVF
- a CDS encoding YkgJ family cysteine cluster protein, with the protein product MSTVSRSPGVCARCAVLSGSCCTLVPGQEDLCFPLSDVEMDRIRDIAGARGWFVQEPNSASFVHHLDRLFPGEEEQIRILFPLRRHHFRLATGPDGRCALLGENGCTLPVEARPYYCRLFPVWLSGEKLFVLAGQCLAVKEATGTARLLDSVNLSRPAARDMHARLRLAWGLPPRPEMPNVTLRLQRNPQ
- a CDS encoding KpsF/GutQ family sugar-phosphate isomerase; this translates as MDGSRDWAALGREVIAIEVEGLLGVAGRLDGAFSQAVELLAACRGRVVVTGLGKSGLVGRKIAATFSSTGTPAYFLHPVEGAHGDLGLIRPEDVALAISNSGETDELNAIIPPLKTLGVCVVAMTGRADSSLAQMADVVLDARVPREACPHNLAPTASTTAQLALGDALAVCLIELKQFRQEDFQRCHPGGALGRRLAQPVTAVMHDQKLPIATPRAALSQALAVMNEGRLGFLAVCDEGRLLGVLTDGDVRRMAAAGRLDLSAPVGDVMTRGGLRLSSRQTAAEAMDLMEARQVTVLPVVDGQGRLAGMVHLHDLLGKGRFKFAP
- a CDS encoding phenylpyruvate tautomerase MIF-related protein; this encodes MPCIKIETNVSLDPAKAKALALKLAQDLAAPIGKPVDRILAVIEPGMALSYRGTSDPAAFVELKSIGLTADDCPALAVFIGEFLERELGVPASMGLIEFKPLDPGFTGVNKGTVAKPAN
- the purF gene encoding amidophosphoribosyltransferase, which translates into the protein MSKKEYCGLFAIYNHEEAARMAYFGLYAQQHRGQESAGIVTWDGEKIREHKGMGLVPDVFTERHLGKELKGRIAVGHVRYSTTGASLIRNAQPFLVRFGNIQMAIAHNGNLVNTLELRRELESTGSIFQTTMDSEIFVHLIARHLHNGGVEQAIAKACERVRGAYSLLILVNNKLIAVRDPNGFRPLALGRVQDAHVLASETCAFDLLEAEYIRPLEPGEMLVIENKCVRSVTLGDPAPTRQCIFEHIYFARPDSTVFGEVVYENRKRMGQILAREAPVDADFVMPFPDSGIYAAVGFGQESGLPLEMCMIRNHYVGRTFIQPSQTMRDFSTRIKINPVRNMIKGKRICIVDDSIVRGTTIRSRVKKLRELGAREVHMRVCCPPIRFPCFYGIDFSSKGELIAANNTVDEIARFIGLESLHYISVEGLLSSVQAKDAWCLACFNGEYPVAVPPESGKACLENEIALSW